The DNA segment ACTGCTCCCGCGACACAGAGCCTCAGCGCCTCTTGTGAACTAGAGATGTGAACTGAAGTTGATCCGAATCAATGAGCTTATTAAAAAGGATGTGGAACAGTCACGTGAAGAACCACGCAGGAGTGGAAACCGGATTTCTCTTGTTTCATCCGTGAAATGGACGAAAGTCTTCAGTGGGACTGAGCTCATCTCCTCTAAGCCACATGCCATGAAATCCAATGAAATTGACTGGCCCAAGTTCATCAGCTGGCCAAGCTCCACTGGTGATCTGTTGCTGGGTCTGGATGCTAAGCCAGGGGGGTCTTCACTCCTGTTTTGCTGATAATGTGACATGACGACTAAATGACTTGAACAGAGTACTGTACAGAGCAAAATGCACACACATTCTTGTCACAGATTACACTCAACTAAATCTCCGTGTCTCAAAAGGATAACTGCAGCATTTTACCCTCAAAAGTTGGCAGGCAATAAGagaaagttaaataaaataatcacgGTGAATCACTAAGTGTTATTTGTAGCCTCAGCGACGATGCAGATATTTCACAACCCAGTTATGACAGTAAAAGTATAGTAACGGACGTAACTGATCAAAGGCGATGGGTGCTTGGTTGCCCTTATAGCGTTTATTGCGTTTCCGTAAAAACGTTCGAATTTCCGTGAATGAATTGAGCGGAGTAGAACGAATTCCGAGCCGCCCGTAAAGGCGTCACCAGGAGGGCTGCATCTGCTGCTGATCCTCGGCAGCGTCCACGCGCCGTGACTCTCTCCAGCGCGACGGAAGCGGACGGTGGCGCTGCTCCAGCCCTGCAGGAGACAAAGAAGGACCTCACTCGCAGCAGGTAAGCACAGCCGTCCTCCCAGGACCCGCTCCGCTCTCGGGCGTCCCGCACCGCGGTGCTGTTCACGCGTCCTGACTGGCGTGGCTCCGCACGAGCACGGGCAGAAGCATCTCACCACGACTGCAGTGCTCGGGACACCAGACCCGACTTAACATCGTGGGCGTGAAAGCAACGAGAAAACAGCGACCCCGGGGTTGTGTTGGTCCTAGCTGTGAGTGGAATGGAGCCCGCGAACTTGGAGCCGCGCGGGGCTCAGGTTGTTGACATGAAGAGTGGCGCTTCAGGGTTGTTTACATTCGCATGAGCTCgtgttcatttgtgtttgttaaCTGACTGGTCAACCCTCTTCACAATGCTCCGTCTATCATGCTGGCCAGACCTGACCAGTGACCTGACCAGTGACCTGACCAGTGATCAGTGACCTGACCAGTGACCAGTGACCTGACCTGACCTGACCTGACCTGACCTGACCAGTGACCAGTGACCAGTGACCTGACCAGTGACCAAGTGCTCTGACTCCTGGGTGTTCTCCTGCGCCTCTGCAGCCGCTCACAGAAGCTCAGCTACCAAGTGCTGTGTGAGACACAACACTCCAAACATCCATGAACTGCTGAGGAACTATCAAATAACAGTTTTGTCtcatgaaacaaaacaggaatatGACCTCATATTTTTCGACACAACCCTTTGAAAACAGGAGGCTGCGTGGCGGCTATTGGTGCAGCGATTGCCATTTTTTTGTTGACGATTTTTGTTCCAATAGGCGGAGACTaattgttattttcttttttttttccttcccaatTCAATCAAACACAGAAGTCACTTTTTTTGCACAAACCTACTGGATAACAATAAGACAGAACAATGCACAGAAAAGATTGCATTGcattttaaagcaaataaagaAAGGCAGAGTGCTGCATATGAAACAGATAAGTTTTATTCAGCTGACCATAAACAgcgaacagatcaaacccacaaggTTCCCTTTTCATCCACctcatgtccagggaatgagcaCCTCCGGTCTTCAGAGCAGAACTCTTCGGCCTAAAGGAAACACTAATATGCAGTGTGCCGACATTGGTTAGGGTTAGACACACTGGCACTGCTTGGACCTCAACTCATCGTGCAAACAGCCTCTGTCATTGTGACTTGTCTCGTCTGTCCTCTTCGTTTTTCTGCCATTCTCCTGGCATGTTTTGAGGTGGAAAGTGTTTATCAAGCGACAGTTATCTTTTGCACCACAATATTGCGGGCATTGCAGAATAGTCTTCCCTCCACTAACGTGAAGCAGGTGAGCATTTGGCGTCTTGTAAGTCTTCCTCTCAACAAGACGCTTGTGAATATGGTGACGCACAAGCGGTGTAGAAGTAATGGGACAAAATGGCCGCACAGAATTGGTTGAAATTGCGTTAATAGTTGCGATTGCATTTGTGAATTGCTGTATAAATAAAGGTTGCCTTAGAATGCTGTGGCAGAAGTGTTACTTCACTAATCCTGCGCTCGCAGGTCTGCTAAAAGGGACCAGCCAAGCTGGATGGAGCTGACACCAGCTTGGCGAACGCCACAGCGTGGTCGCCCTCAGAGCAGGAAGAAACCACACATCTCACTGTATTAAACAGAGAACTGGAATTGTGTGCGGCAGGTCCGTGAATGGTACATTCAATTCTACCTTTACCTGCTTCtgggtccagtccagtccagtctggaTGCCAGCCTACGACACACTTGGTGGAGATGCTGCCATCTATTGTCCAGTGGATGCTGCACCATGGAAGCTGTGCTCTGATGATGAGCAGGCCAGCCATGATTGTCTCACATTGTACCCACGGGGTACTGTCATGTTGATGCTGAGTACCTGGTGCTGGAAACTACCTGAAAGTTTTGGTCCGACGTGAGGAAGGTGTGGGTTTGGGTTAAGAGCTGGGAGTCCCGATCCACTGGGGGGTGCTAACATTAGTACACACTAGTTTGCAGGAGACCGTGAAGATTcatttttctcctcaccctTTTCTCTGCAGGAATTGGATGCAGCTGtagaaaagtttaaaaaaatggtcaCACAAATcctaaaatgtatttgaagaAAAGTCAGAGGGAACTGAAATATACactccttcattcattcatagagGTGGAATGTACAGTACTAGTCTTGGCATGTTGGCCATGCAACATCCAGAAAAGTGTTGTTCATCATGGACGAGTCGGCACAGGGCAGTTTGGTCCTCCTTGATaaacatgcttttgtttgtatGGTGCCACGACTGAGCTCTGACTGACCTCTCCCTTGAAAAAGCACAACTAGTGCTATTTTGTCACATGTGGTCATGACACCGTGAGGAACATCCAACCCTGATCATCGGCGTGGAGGACCAGACTACAGAAGTCTCTTTGCTTCCTGCCAAAGCCCTTCACTCCTTTGTTCCATCTCATCCAAAAGCCCTTGCTGtgattcctcctcttccacttctGTGCTGTGGTGCTATCAATCAAATGGAGCTCTCAGCAGACTCGTCTGCTCATTAGGGATGTGAACCTGTAGGTAGCCTGCAGCCCTGCCAAGCCATTCATCTCTCTCAGCAGGACACGAGCTCTCACATCTGGAGCAGCGTTTGGAAAACACAGCTTTTCACTGCGATGATCCTTGTTGAAGAGAGTCAATACGTTTTTCACAAgggtgtgtctgcagctcccctgtagggaaatacacctttaatgtatcctCCACCTGTCCGTTTACTGTGAGAGTGACgaccaaaaacccacaagttCAATCCAAAAGAAcatattccctgacagaggagtctcatTTCTCAGCACCTACGCCTGACGTAGCTCAAGAGGTGTAGAGACTGTCTGGCCCGGACCCTTTTCTTCCACCTTCAGTCCATCTTTTAAGGCCCAGTCTCCGGTGTTTGCTCCTGGTGTCTTCAGGTCCAGGTCGACACGGCTCACGTGTCATGTCGACTCCACTCGGTCTGCGGTTACCGTACACAATATACCTGCATCTGTTGGATCCAATCTCTCATTAGGTAAAACATTATAAAGCAGTTTATGTAATGTAAAAAGATACTTTGATTCATATAATGATATGGAAACTATCATTCTGCCTAGACTGGCAGCAACAGTGCCTGAAGCCTGCGGCTCGGTTGAGGCTGGCTGCACGCATGCTGGACAAGCCATGGCTTTGATGGCCTTATGACAAAGTCGGCAGTATGTCAATGGTGATGGCGCCTCATTGGGCCTCAAGTCCTCTGCAGTCTACTTGTGCACGGTGAGAGAAGATGGGGAGAGAATATTTTGAAATCCTCCGAAACAATCCGTCTCAACaaagttgccatgtttgtgttcTTGCACATGAAGAGATGAACCCTCTCCCTAAAGACCAAACAGAAACATGAGACTTGCAAGTGTTTCCCATTCCTCCCAGCATGTGGGGGTATTAACTCTGAGAGCACGTACTGATGCTCCAATCAGTCTGAACGTGGTGCCATGGAGCAGAGGGTCCACACAGCAGccctctgcagctgctctgtcACAACACGCGTGTCACCACTCTGAGCAAGGAGCGCGGGCCGAACCCCCACAGGCCACCAACACAACTTCACATCATCACACCACCGTGACCACGATGGCCCTCTGCCAAGCGCAAGCTGCTCTGATACCTTCCGACAACTCGCGAGCTGGCACAAGGCCAGCTTCAGAAGCAGCCAAAAACacgacatgcacacacacacaataaaggGCCGTAGATGATAAGGGAAGATCCGGAGGAGGGAGGTTATCTCTATTTGAGCTCATCCTGCGTACTCCACACAGCACTGTCTCTTGTTCTGTCACccaaattgttttcatttgtccaGCTGCAGATGAAAATGGACGAAATGCCTCAGAAGGAATGTGAAGGTCGAGTGTTGCAAGGCTGGTGTTTTTGCAGAGGCTTTGGCTGTTCTGTGAACCCAGAAACTAGGATGTAGGCCCTTTCTGTTGTTACTGAAAGTTCAAAGCAAATGTCATGAGATGAGCAGTTGTGTGTAGAATAAATGAAGAAGTAGGATGACAAAGAAATACGAATGGAACGTGCCCTTCCAACACATTTGCATGGCCTTATTCTACTCTTGCATCAGCATGTCTGAGGACACAACACGGTGTCTGTGGCTGAGTGGGTTTGTGTCTGTCGACCACAAGAGCAGAAGTCTTCCCTGCAGGCCATGGGTCTCCACTACGGCCCGTCCCCTTCCCACCCTGACTCatcccatccatctatcattcCTCCTCACGCACCTCCGCTCACTCGGGCTCGTGCCCTGGGCCTGCAAGTACAGCCTCATCATCAAGGGAAAGGAGATGGGTTGGGATCAGTTGTAGGGAGGGAAGCGGAGCAATCAGGAGGAGCTGTGACTGAGGTGAAGAGTCTGACAAGcaccttgacacacacacacagtctgcgCTCACTTCCAACCATCTTGCATCCCAGCCAAatgcagacagagagagacggaTCATACCCCCTGGGGAGATTTCCTTTCCCATTTCTTGTTTTCTCtaccctctgtctctcctctgtgctCTGACAGATGCTCACACACTTGTTCACAGCGCTTCCCCCGtcctctcctccttttctttgaagaagaagaagtgttgCTGTACATGTAGGAAAGCGGCTCCAtcggtattttttttttcatacccCGTGTTCAGTGAGCTGTCATCTGTGACCGGTGTTGAAAGGATGCCGGCGAGTGAGGGAGCGCGCAAGTGAGGGATTGAGATTCTGGATGAAAGGGAGGGGGAGATGTGGAGCTGCAGCTCCCTACGGAGGGCAGGGGGAGTGATGGCATGCTTGTTTCTTTGTGCCCGAGCAAACGTGAGCCGAGGTGGTGGAGAGGAAAATAGCTGAGGCCAACGGAAATAAGCGGGACCATCAAGATTCATTTGCCAAAGCTCTTGAAGCACTGTAACCACAGCATGATGGGCCTGGTGGGGGAGCCTTGAGCAGCGACTCTAAAAAATGAAACACGTGTCAATAGAATGTAGTGTGCACCTAGCTTGAGCGAGATCTTTTTGACAGACTCTTCAGGCAGCCTCGCTGTCTAGTTGGTTCGATCAGCTACCCGCTCCACTGGGAGGCTGCAAAGAAGCCGCCGTATTGTTTCGGGATACCCAGCCTCCGCAAGGATGCCGCAGAATCTAGTACAGAGTTTCCCATGTTTTGAATCCAGCAGATGATGATGGCGACGAAGTGTGCCATTTCAAAATATGAAAGTAAATGCTGTGTTCAAAGGAGTGAGATCACATTTAGTTGAATGGAAGGAGACCTAAATAATGGCCCGACTGAGCGATGGTGGAGCGGAGTGCAGGGCCGATGATGCCGGCTGCTCAGATGTTATGGAGGAAAAAAGACGTTTCAATGTTGCTTGTGTGGCGGCGGTGGTGAAATCTCCATAGTGATGTGCAGCAAAATACTGCGGTTTGCAAGCTGTGTCGGCGGCTGGGTGCCAGAAAAGGGCTGCACTACGGGTCTTTTTAGCCACACactctgctttgttgttttttaaaattaggTTAAAATTATGGAGctatcactgataccgatcacacggctcgacaatgaatttgtaatcaaaatgatgagaccttctgtgtctatggtgtgaaaaaatgaacttgacATGaactcagacacgttgtcataTCCCTCTTCAAGGAAGCAAAactagaaaaaccttgcagcatgcagcaactcttctgtcaaaaggacacaactgaaaaacatggcaTTGAATGAGAGACGTGGCAGGTGAGTCTCTCTGGAGATGGTGCTGTGTCCGTAAAATATtgactgtagcgggactctgagacagagagcactgcagtgatcaaagtttccactccggatgttttcaacagtttcagatTCAAGTGGCTgatgaacgctgcacctgactccaagaCGGCAATGGACTCTGCCGTTTCCGTTTCagcataaacaacacctgagaatggctgctcatccagctcggtgaaatgaatgaatgattgttTCGTATCATTCCGGATGTCACGCCGGGAGCGGCGAGCGTTGCTAgcgtcagctgctgctgaggaaccagtgctctcactttcatgagcccagaaaactctccgtgctgcgtcaagtgctggcgtgtttcatttgaaggcgcttccctgcgcagcattttGCCGTGGATGTGCTGCATGATGCAAAGTtaacagattgaaagaagctccacagcagacatgcatgAAACACAGTGCTTTGCCACTCTTTTAGATGAAGCTGAACAAGAGCGTTCTTACCTAGAACCCAAAATCCTGTGTCTGAGTTTGGTGGTGGGATCCAGTAAACCAAGCTTTTGTTACCTTGTGCCTTTCAGAGCCAAACTGGGGGGAGAGAGATGACCCTTGTCTTGTCCATGAATCCATTCCTGGAGCCAGAGGTAGACCCTCCCCTCTCCTCATGGGAGTCAGAGCGCTGGACCAAGAGCCGCCCGTCCAGCCCAGCAGCCACTTGCACCTCTGTAGGGTCTTTAACCCCAGGTACTAGAATGTTTTCTGCTCGTGTATAATGCAGCACATTGAAGCACAAGTCCTGTTGGTCTCAACATTACAGAAGTATCACATGCACGACTTGTCGGCCTACACCAAAAATGGATTTCCTGGCTTCAACACActccttttttgtgtttgccCTCCAGATGCCACCTGCAGGCGCCTTCCTGATCAACGCTCCAAGATTGCCTACTTCAAGAGGAAGTTAGTTGACTGTGAGGAGGTTCCTTTAACCTTCAGGACCTACTGCCAAATGGTGAGACGGTCTGACAGTGATGCTGGCGTGCAGAACGGCATGACATTTGTCAATGAATGTGCTTGCTGTAGGTGACGCCGGTGTTGGAAGAGAGGGCTCACATCCTGCGCCTCTCTTTGGAGAAGATGCGTTTCATTGACGACCCAGAAGCCTTCCTGCGGCGCTCCGTCCTGGTCAATAACCTCTTGGGACGCTTGCGGGCGGAGATCTTGCTCCAGAGCTCTGACTGCTGTTTCTCTCCAAACTCTGCCTCTCCCACCGCTCCCTGCATCATGCCGCCGACCGCCGCACCTGCTCACCCAGCACTGCGCGCCTTACCTCCGCGTATCTGCCTCGCACCCCAAGGTGGACCCCCCTTTCGCAAGCGGTTCCGTATGGTCCGTGTGGGCCAAGGAGACCTTCAGTCGGAGCGCGCccagacctgctgctgcttctacgctgcggcagcagctgcaggccaCGACCTCCACCTCCCACTCTCGGCTTATGACGCGCCACTGTCCACCTGCCCGTCCACaccatcctcctccctcctgcagcTCAACACTCACAGCAAACTTGGACTTGCAGTGGAGGATCATGACACtgtggaagagcaggaggaggacgatgaggtggaaaaagaagaagcaggtTCATCTGTGGAGCACAAATGTAGGACTAGGACGAGTGAAACAAGGACTGCTGAGGAGacgggggaggaagaggaggagctggaagaGGAAGGAGTGACGCATTGTCAGTGCCACTTACAAGTGAAAAGGCACACGTCACATTTGTGGCTTCGTCGGCTTCATAGACACTGATGGTACTGCTGCTCCTGGCTCTTGATACGGGCATCCACTCTGCGTCTGTCTTCACAAGATCATGGCAGACTCAGGGCTGTCCCCAGCACTCTAGCAGCGTTGTGGCCTCCTACCTTGGCATTTTCCCTGGAAGAAATGTCTTGCACTTTCTCCTCGCACACTTTAGTGGTGCAGTGGTCTCCAGGAGCTTCTGCTGGTGTTCGGGTGCTTCAAACTCGACTATAAATGTGCAGTGATGTTAACTGTCAGCGCCGTCTAGTGAGAGTGAGCTGATCGACAGCAGGCAGGACACTAGAGGAAAGTACTTTTCGTCTCAATCGTCGACATGTTTGCAGCTGGTCTGGTTTGGCAGGTTGTCAGCAATGCTAGTGGTTTGCACTGAGCTTTTGGTATTTTAACCCTTTCACATTTTTGAATtgaaactgatttttttgttaaacaaagaggggaaaacaaataaaaaaacaactttaaattGAACACTGCTgcaaaaaagagaaaactgtTTGAAAGAGTAGACTAATCTTTTGTGATAAGAAAACTGAAAACCAACTGAAAttcttttaaaacaaaagttaaaaGTAATTTAGGCAGAGAAAAACATCACTTTCATGTATTAAAAATCAATAGTCATTGTTGAGCCGGGACAATATAAGCACTAAACCAGGGGCTCTGAACCTTCCCATCCCTTCATTAGAACTGATCCATGACTCTCAATTTCATCTGTGATCAACAGCCATATTTGGTCGACTGAcgcgtaaacaaaccaaaaccttgtgaaacaaCATGAGACCTTGCGATcgtcgcaaagatatttatttgtcatggaaaagtccaaccagcagaagcaggtgcaagtcgtATTTATCACATttcctaaagaaaaaaagaacagaaactgaataaaattcaaaatataataaaaccaagtCTAAAtattgtaaacatttttttttatttaaactccaaaaagGATACAAGTACAAGTGTTGCAATTGATTTTAACAatgctccaacaggtgctttcacaAACAGTTTTTTCACTGTTCGggaggcgccatcactttcttcttcattgtttctttccacgaacttctccatagttggtgactatcacagatgtgcagcggtcaggtcagttcactgactcactactgccgccacacgtggctcatgtatcagaactgagcgtctcacggcccagaggtgggaaacaaaaaccttttagcggccctctagggggcgctcgcggccctgCGGTGAAGCATCATTGCTGTAAACAACAGTTGTGTCACAATAACAACTCCAAGTGCCTTGTTGTTGCACCTGGCCTTATTTCGTGTGTCTGGCTGACAGAAGGAACACAGCACAGAAAACAGCTCCATTTCCAACCTCATGCCGTCTGCATGTTTTTATTGCACTTGGTGTAATGTGGACGGATATTTGTGTCGACCAGCTGTTTCCTCCGTCTGAGCGGACTTGCAGGcgcagcctcctccagctcttcctgggtgttcacaagGTGATCTCAAGGTCAACGTCGAGACCCAATTACTGACCACTGTTTGTTGTCCATATGTCTTCGATTGAAACCAGTACCAGAAGTAATTCAGTGTTTTTGGTATTTGTTTTTACAGCTCATGGGGTTTAAGGTGTCAGTGTCCTTTCTTGAATGAATCCTTGTTAAATCGGCGGGAATTGTTACCTTGTGAATATAAGCTCAGTTGACGTGACTCATCTCCTTTGGTCGTCAGGTCCACCAGTTGACCATCCTCACCCATCTTCATCGTCCCGCAGCAGCTTCCTTCAACAGTCCTGCTCcatcccttcctctcctctccacctgtccCTCTGATGCACTCACTTCTGCGCCTGTCTTCTCCAGCCATGTCATCCTTATCTCCAAAACATGTTTCAGTCATGTGCCAAATGTCATGCAGCTCTACTCAGAACCCTGCTTTGTGATCATGTTTGTCcagctaaccctaaccctaaccaactgAACCAGTTCAGCACAATGAAAACTCTCAGCTGTCCGGTTACTGACATGCTTGTCTGGGCTCTTGTGCCACTGAACCAACCCCTTGAGTCATTTTGTTCTTTCAAAAATGTGCGTTGAGCTGGTGTGTTAGTGACGATGACAGAAGCAATGCCTTGGTTCCAAGATGTGTCACTCGTCTAAGTCTTGACCAGCGCTTACGTGTGGTGTTCTGTGCCCAGTGTATCGACCAGTAAAAGAATTGTTGGACACAACTCCCCTCTGTTGTTCCTGTATACTCCTGAATGTGTGGCGCTTTTGTGACGCCTAACCAATCTGTGA comes from the Synchiropus splendidus isolate RoL2022-P1 chromosome 16, RoL_Sspl_1.0, whole genome shotgun sequence genome and includes:
- the sertad4 gene encoding SERTA domain-containing protein 4, with the translated sequence MTLVLSMNPFLEPEVDPPLSSWESERWTKSRPSSPAATCTSVGSLTPDATCRRLPDQRSKIAYFKRKLVDCEEVPLTFRTYCQMVTPVLEERAHILRLSLEKMRFIDDPEAFLRRSVLVNNLLGRLRAEILLQSSDCCFSPNSASPTAPCIMPPTAAPAHPALRALPPRICLAPQGGPPFRKRFRMVRVGQGDLQSERAQTCCCFYAAAAAAGHDLHLPLSAYDAPLSTCPSTPSSSLLQLNTHSKLGLAVEDHDTVEEQEEDDEVEKEEAGSSVEHKCRTRTSETRTAEETGEEEEELEEEGVTHCQCHLQVKRHTSHLWLRRLHRH